Proteins encoded in a region of the Pseudomonas denitrificans (nom. rej.) genome:
- a CDS encoding trans-sulfuration enzyme family protein, whose translation MSQHDDRLGFATRVIHAGQEPDPSTGAIMPPIYANSTYRQESPGVHKGLDYGRSHNPTRWALERCVADLEGGSKAFAFASGLAAISAVLELLDAGSHIVSGNDLYGGTFRLFERVRRRSAGHDFHFADLAQPGALEAALTDKTRMVWVETPSNPLLRLTDLAAIARTCRERGILCVADNTFASPYVQRPLDLGFDIVVHSTTKYLNGHSDVIGGIAIVGDNPDLAERLGFLQNSVGAIAGPFDAFLTLRGVKTLALRMERHCANALDLAKWLEQQPQVKRVYYPGLPSHPQHELARTQMKGFGGMISLDLDTDLAGSRRFLENVQLFALAESLGGVESLIEHPAIMTHASIPPENRAALGIGDSLIRLSVGVEDVEDLRADLAKALAMI comes from the coding sequence ATGAGCCAGCACGACGACCGCCTCGGTTTCGCCACCCGCGTGATCCACGCCGGGCAGGAGCCGGACCCGTCCACCGGGGCGATCATGCCGCCGATCTACGCCAACTCCACCTACCGCCAGGAAAGCCCCGGCGTGCACAAGGGGCTCGACTACGGCCGCTCGCACAACCCCACGCGCTGGGCGCTGGAGCGCTGCGTGGCGGACCTGGAGGGCGGCAGCAAGGCGTTCGCCTTCGCCTCGGGACTGGCGGCGATCTCGGCGGTACTGGAACTGCTCGACGCCGGCTCGCACATCGTCTCCGGCAACGACCTCTACGGCGGCACCTTCCGCCTGTTCGAGCGGGTGCGCCGGCGCAGCGCCGGGCACGACTTCCACTTCGCCGACCTGGCCCAGCCCGGCGCCCTGGAAGCGGCGCTGACCGACAAGACGCGCATGGTCTGGGTGGAAACCCCGAGCAACCCGCTGCTGCGCCTGACCGACCTGGCCGCCATCGCCCGCACCTGCCGCGAGCGCGGCATCCTCTGCGTGGCCGACAACACTTTCGCCAGCCCTTACGTGCAGCGCCCGCTGGACCTGGGCTTCGACATCGTCGTGCACTCCACCACCAAGTACCTCAATGGCCACTCCGACGTCATCGGCGGCATCGCCATCGTCGGCGATAACCCCGACCTCGCCGAACGCCTGGGCTTCCTGCAGAACTCGGTGGGCGCCATCGCCGGCCCGTTCGACGCGTTCCTCACCCTGCGCGGGGTGAAGACCCTGGCCCTGCGCATGGAGCGCCACTGCGCCAATGCACTGGACCTGGCGAAATGGCTGGAACAGCAACCGCAGGTGAAGCGTGTCTATTACCCCGGCCTGCCGTCACACCCGCAGCATGAACTGGCGCGCACGCAGATGAAGGGCTTCGGCGGGATGATCTCGCTGGACCTGGACACCGACCTCGCCGGCTCGCGGCGCTTCCTGGAGAACGTCCAGCTGTTCGCCCTGGCGGAAAGCCTGGGCGGCGTGGAAAGCCTGATCGAGCACCCGGCAATCATGACCCACGCCAGCATCCCGCCGGAGAACCGCGCGGCGCTGGGGATCGGCGATTCGCTGATTCGCCTGTCGGTGGGGGTAGAGGATGTAGAAGACCTGCGCGCCGATCTGGCCAAGGCCCTGGCGATGATCTGA
- a CDS encoding dihydroorotase, which produces MTVSIRGAHLIDPASGLDKVCDLHIEAGRIVAIGDAPEGFHAAQEIDAAGLTAAPGLVDLSVALREPGYSRKGSIESETRAAAAGGVTSLCFPPQTKPVLDTSAVAELILDRAREAGNAKVFPIGALTKGLAGEQLSELVALRDAGCVAFTNGLAPMASNRVLLRSLEYAATFDLTVVFTSQDAELAADGIAHEGPTASFRGLAGIPETAETVALARNLLLVEQSGVRAHFSQLTSARGVEMIAQAQARGLPVTADVALYQLILTDEALADFSSLYHVQPPLRSRKDRDALREAVKSGVIQAIASHHQPHEADAKNAPFAATDPGISSVELLLPLAMTLVQDGLLDLPTLLARLSSGPAAALRLPAGKLAIGAAADVVLFEADGQTLAGETWHSRGQNCPFLGHCLPGVVRCTLVDGHIVHAV; this is translated from the coding sequence ATGACCGTCAGCATTCGTGGCGCCCACCTGATCGACCCGGCCAGCGGCCTGGACAAGGTCTGCGACCTGCACATCGAGGCCGGCCGCATCGTCGCCATCGGCGACGCCCCCGAAGGCTTCCACGCCGCCCAGGAAATCGACGCCGCCGGCCTGACCGCCGCGCCCGGCCTGGTGGACCTGAGCGTCGCCCTGCGCGAGCCGGGCTACAGCCGCAAGGGCAGCATCGAAAGCGAAACCCGCGCCGCCGCTGCCGGTGGCGTCACCAGCCTGTGCTTCCCGCCGCAGACCAAGCCGGTGCTGGACACCTCCGCCGTCGCCGAGCTGATCCTCGACCGCGCCCGCGAAGCCGGCAACGCCAAGGTCTTCCCCATCGGTGCGCTGACCAAAGGGCTCGCCGGTGAGCAACTGTCCGAGCTGGTCGCCCTGCGCGACGCCGGCTGTGTGGCCTTCACCAACGGCCTGGCGCCGATGGCGAGCAACCGCGTGCTGCTGCGTTCGCTGGAATACGCGGCGACCTTCGACCTGACCGTGGTGTTCACCTCCCAGGACGCCGAACTGGCGGCCGACGGCATCGCCCACGAAGGCCCGACTGCCAGCTTCCGCGGCCTGGCCGGCATCCCGGAAACCGCCGAGACCGTGGCCCTGGCCCGCAACCTGCTGCTGGTGGAGCAGTCCGGCGTGCGTGCGCACTTCAGCCAGCTGACCAGCGCCCGTGGCGTCGAGATGATCGCTCAGGCCCAGGCCCGTGGCCTGCCGGTCACCGCCGATGTGGCGCTGTACCAGCTGATCCTCACCGACGAGGCACTGGCGGACTTCTCCAGCCTGTACCACGTGCAACCGCCGCTGCGCTCGCGCAAGGACCGCGACGCCCTGCGCGAAGCGGTGAAGAGCGGCGTGATCCAGGCCATCGCCAGCCACCACCAGCCCCACGAGGCGGACGCCAAGAACGCACCGTTCGCCGCGACCGACCCGGGCATCAGCAGTGTCGAACTGCTGCTGCCGCTGGCCATGACCCTGGTGCAGGACGGCCTGCTCGACCTGCCGACCCTGCTCGCGCGCCTCTCCAGCGGCCCTGCCGCCGCACTGCGCCTGCCGGCCGGCAAGCTGGCCATCGGCGCGGCAGCGGACGTGGTGCTGTTCGAAGCCGACGGCCAGACCCTGGCCGGCGAGACCTGGCACTCCCGCGGCCAGAACTGCCCGTTCCTCGGCCACTGCCTGCCGGGCGTGGTGCGCTGCACCCTGGTGGACGGGCATATCGTCCACGCGGTGTAA
- a CDS encoding aspartate carbamoyltransferase catalytic subunit gives MPTDAKRPLQLNDLGQLRHFLSLDGLSRELLTEILDTADSFLEVGARAVKKVPLLRGKTVCNVFFENSTRTRTTFELAAQRLSADVISLNVSTSSTSKGETLTDTLRNLEAMAADMFVVRHSDSGAAHFIAEHVSPNVAVINGGDGRHGHPTQGMLDMLTIRRHKGSFENLSVAIVGDILHSRVARSDMLALKTLGCPDIRVIAPRTLLPVGLEDQYGVKVFTDANEGLKDVDVVIMLRLQRERMAGGLLPSEGEFFKLYGLTQKRLQLAKPDAIVMHPGPINRGVEIDSAVADGEQSVILNQVTYGIAIRMAVLSMAMSGQNAQRQLEQEDAQ, from the coding sequence ATGCCGACCGACGCCAAGCGCCCGCTGCAGCTCAACGACCTGGGCCAGCTGCGCCACTTCCTCTCGCTCGACGGGTTGTCCCGCGAACTGCTGACTGAAATCCTCGATACCGCCGACTCCTTCCTCGAAGTCGGCGCCCGCGCAGTGAAGAAAGTCCCGCTGCTGCGCGGCAAGACCGTGTGCAACGTGTTCTTCGAGAACTCCACGCGCACCCGCACCACCTTCGAACTGGCCGCTCAGCGCCTGTCCGCCGACGTCATCTCGCTGAACGTGTCGACCTCCTCGACCAGCAAGGGCGAGACGCTCACCGACACCCTGCGCAACCTCGAGGCCATGGCCGCCGACATGTTCGTCGTGCGCCACAGCGACTCGGGCGCCGCGCACTTCATCGCCGAGCACGTCAGCCCCAACGTCGCCGTGATCAACGGCGGCGACGGCCGCCACGGCCACCCGACCCAGGGCATGCTCGACATGCTCACCATCCGTCGCCACAAGGGCAGCTTCGAGAACCTCTCGGTGGCCATCGTCGGCGACATCCTGCACTCGCGGGTGGCGCGCTCCGACATGCTGGCGCTGAAGACCCTCGGCTGCCCGGACATCCGCGTCATCGCCCCGCGCACCCTGCTGCCGGTGGGCCTGGAAGACCAGTACGGGGTGAAGGTGTTCACCGACGCCAACGAAGGCCTGAAGGACGTCGACGTGGTGATCATGCTGCGCCTGCAGCGCGAGCGCATGGCCGGCGGCCTGCTGCCCAGCGAAGGCGAGTTCTTCAAGCTCTACGGCCTGACCCAGAAGCGCCTGCAACTGGCCAAGCCCGACGCCATCGTCATGCACCCCGGCCCGATCAACCGCGGCGTGGAGATCGATTCCGCCGTGGCTGACGGCGAACAGTCGGTGATCCTCAACCAGGTCACCTACGGCATCGCCATCCGCATGGCCGTGCTGTCCATGGCCATGAGCGGCCAGAACGCCCAACGCCAGCTGGAACAGGAGGACGCGCAATGA
- the pyrR gene encoding bifunctional pyr operon transcriptional regulator/uracil phosphoribosyltransferase PyrR — translation MTLPSPAELIPRMATDLRNYLAQRGIDSPRFVGIHTGGIWVAQELLKALGSDEILGILDVSFYRDDFSRSGLHPQVRPSELPFEIDGQHLVLVDDVLMSGRTIRAALNELFDYGRPASVTLVSLVDLNKRELPIRPDIVGETLSLAPNERVKLRGPAPLVLERTLLSTAL, via the coding sequence ATGACCCTGCCCAGCCCCGCCGAACTCATCCCCCGCATGGCTACCGACCTGCGCAACTACCTCGCGCAGCGCGGGATCGACTCGCCGCGCTTCGTCGGCATCCACACTGGCGGCATCTGGGTCGCCCAGGAACTGCTCAAGGCACTGGGCAGCGACGAGATCCTCGGCATCCTCGACGTCTCCTTCTACCGCGACGATTTCAGCCGCAGCGGCCTGCACCCGCAGGTCCGTCCGTCGGAACTGCCCTTCGAGATCGACGGCCAGCACCTGGTGCTGGTGGACGACGTGCTGATGAGCGGCCGGACCATCCGCGCCGCGCTCAACGAGCTGTTCGACTACGGCCGCCCGGCCAGCGTGACCCTGGTCAGCCTGGTCGATTTGAACAAGCGCGAGCTGCCCATTCGCCCGGATATCGTCGGCGAAACCCTGTCCCTGGCACCCAACGAGCGGGTAAAATTGCGCGGTCCCGCACCACTCGTCCTCGAGCGCACGCTTCTCAGCACCGCGCTGTAA
- the ruvX gene encoding Holliday junction resolvase RuvX, which yields MMTSKPLRLLLGFDYGTKQIGVAVGQAITGQARELCVLKAQNGVPDWNRVEALIKEWQPDAIVVGLPLNMDGTPSDMSERAEKFARRLHGRYNLPVHTHDERLTTYAAKGERLAQGQRDGYRERPVDALAAALLLEGWLADNAPA from the coding sequence CTGATGACCAGCAAACCCCTGCGCCTGCTCCTGGGTTTCGACTACGGCACCAAGCAGATCGGCGTCGCCGTCGGCCAGGCCATCACCGGCCAGGCCCGCGAACTGTGCGTGCTCAAGGCACAGAACGGCGTGCCGGACTGGAACCGCGTCGAAGCCCTGATCAAGGAATGGCAGCCCGACGCCATCGTCGTCGGCCTGCCGCTGAACATGGACGGCACCCCCAGCGACATGAGCGAGCGCGCCGAGAAATTCGCCCGCCGCCTGCACGGCCGCTACAACCTGCCGGTACACACCCACGACGAACGCCTGACCACCTACGCCGCTAAGGGCGAGCGCCTGGCCCAGGGCCAGCGCGACGGATACCGCGAGCGCCCGGTGGACGCCCTGGCCGCCGCCCTGCTGCTGGAGGGCTGGCTGGCCGACAACGCCCCCGCCTGA
- a CDS encoding YqgE/AlgH family protein, with protein MKSTAASYLKHHFLIAMPHMADSNFAQTVTYLVEHNEQGAMGLIINRPSGLSLADVLEQLRPDELPPVRCQGVTIYSGGPVQTDRGFVLHPTGRSYQATLELGELSLSTSQDVLFAIADGSGPAQHLITLGYAGWEAGQLEAELADNAWLTCPADPAVLFEVPAEQRLSAAAERLGVNLSLLTAQAGHA; from the coding sequence ATGAAAAGCACAGCCGCCAGCTACCTCAAGCACCACTTCCTGATCGCCATGCCACACATGGCGGACTCCAATTTCGCCCAGACGGTGACCTACCTCGTGGAACACAACGAGCAGGGCGCCATGGGCCTGATCATCAATCGCCCCAGTGGCCTGAGCCTCGCCGACGTGCTCGAACAACTGCGCCCGGACGAACTGCCGCCGGTGCGCTGCCAGGGCGTGACCATCTATAGCGGCGGCCCGGTGCAGACTGACCGCGGCTTCGTCCTGCACCCCACCGGGCGCAGCTACCAGGCCACCCTGGAGCTGGGCGAGTTGTCGCTGTCCACCTCCCAGGACGTGCTGTTCGCCATCGCCGACGGCAGCGGCCCGGCGCAACACCTGATCACCCTCGGCTATGCAGGCTGGGAAGCCGGCCAACTGGAAGCCGAACTCGCCGACAACGCCTGGCTGACCTGCCCCGCGGACCCGGCGGTGCTCTTCGAGGTGCCGGCCGAGCAGCGCCTGTCGGCGGCCGCCGAGCGCCTGGGGGTCAACCTCAGCCTGCTCACCGCCCAGGCCGGGCACGCCTGA
- a CDS encoding energy transducer TonB, whose amino-acid sequence MNAATHQDFPVSSGVRPADRLGFTLFVAAILHVAVLLGVGFTMPSPSQLSKTLEITLASFKSDKAPEKADYLAQMNQQGSGTLEHKAIPKTTEQAPFQDTEVKKVSPPATPRQAKSPEAPKAAVATRTPRPDKVQTKQQTPKAETVAKPAPQFDSAQLSAEISSLEADLARDQQAYAKRPRIHRLSAASTMRDKGAWYKEEWRKKIERIGNLNYPDEARRQRIYGSLRLLVSINRDGSLYEVQVLESSGQPTLDQAAQRIVRLAAPFAPFSGDLNDIDRLEIIRTWRFERGDRLSSN is encoded by the coding sequence ATGAACGCTGCAACCCATCAAGACTTCCCCGTGTCCTCCGGCGTACGTCCGGCGGACCGTCTGGGTTTCACCCTGTTCGTTGCGGCCATCCTGCACGTGGCCGTGCTGCTGGGCGTGGGCTTCACCATGCCCTCGCCCAGCCAGCTGAGCAAGACGCTGGAAATCACCCTGGCCAGCTTCAAGAGCGACAAGGCGCCCGAGAAGGCCGACTACCTCGCCCAGATGAACCAGCAGGGCAGCGGCACCCTGGAACACAAGGCGATCCCCAAGACCACCGAGCAGGCGCCGTTCCAGGACACCGAAGTCAAGAAAGTCTCTCCGCCGGCCACCCCGCGCCAGGCCAAGAGCCCCGAAGCACCCAAGGCCGCCGTCGCCACCCGCACCCCGCGCCCGGACAAGGTGCAGACCAAGCAGCAGACGCCCAAGGCCGAGACCGTCGCCAAGCCGGCGCCGCAGTTCGACTCCGCCCAGCTCTCGGCGGAAATCTCCAGCCTCGAAGCCGACCTCGCCCGCGACCAGCAGGCCTACGCCAAGCGTCCGCGCATCCACCGCCTGAGCGCCGCCTCGACCATGCGCGACAAGGGCGCCTGGTACAAGGAAGAGTGGCGCAAGAAGATCGAACGCATCGGCAACCTCAACTACCCCGACGAAGCCCGTCGCCAACGCATCTACGGCAGTCTGCGGCTGCTGGTGTCGATCAACCGCGACGGCTCGCTGTACGAGGTGCAGGTCCTGGAATCCTCCGGACAGCCGACGCTCGACCAGGCCGCCCAGCGCATCGTGCGCCTGGCCGCACCTTTCGCGCCCTTCTCCGGCGACCTGAACGACATCGACCGCCTGGAAATCATCCGCACCTGGCGCTTCGAGCGCGGCGACCGCCTGTCCAGCAACTGA
- the gshB gene encoding glutathione synthase — protein MSVRLGIVMDPIAQISFKKDSSLAMLLAAQARGWQLFYMEQQDLYQKENVARGRMRPLKVFYDPAHWFELEDEVDQPLSDLDVILMRKDPPFDNEFVYSTYLLEQAETAGTLIVNKPQSLRDCNEKYFATLFPQCAPPTVVSRRSDILREFAAEHRDIILKPLDGMGGSMIFRHREGDPNLSVILETLTRHGQEQVMAQRYLPAIKDGDKRILMIDGEPVEYCLARIPAQGETRGNLAAGGRGVAQPLTERDRWIAAQVGPELRKRGLLFVGLDVIGENLTEINVTSPTCIREIDAAYDTRIGERLMAVIDEKLKARSAS, from the coding sequence ATGAGCGTACGCCTCGGGATCGTGATGGACCCCATCGCGCAGATCAGTTTCAAGAAGGACAGCTCGCTGGCCATGTTGCTGGCCGCCCAGGCCCGTGGCTGGCAGCTCTTCTATATGGAACAGCAGGATCTTTACCAGAAAGAGAACGTCGCCCGCGGTCGCATGCGTCCGCTCAAGGTGTTCTACGACCCAGCCCACTGGTTCGAACTGGAAGACGAAGTCGACCAGCCGCTGTCGGACCTGGACGTGATTCTGATGCGCAAGGACCCGCCCTTCGACAACGAGTTCGTCTACTCCACCTACCTGCTGGAACAGGCCGAAACCGCCGGCACGCTCATCGTCAACAAGCCGCAGAGCCTGCGTGACTGCAACGAGAAGTACTTCGCCACGCTGTTCCCGCAGTGCGCGCCGCCGACAGTGGTGAGCCGCAGGTCCGACATTCTCCGCGAATTCGCCGCGGAGCATCGTGACATCATTCTCAAACCCCTGGATGGCATGGGCGGATCGATGATCTTCCGCCACCGCGAAGGCGACCCGAACCTCTCGGTGATCCTCGAGACCCTGACCCGCCACGGCCAGGAGCAGGTCATGGCGCAGCGCTACCTGCCGGCCATCAAGGATGGCGACAAGCGCATCCTGATGATCGACGGCGAGCCGGTGGAATACTGCCTGGCGCGCATTCCCGCCCAGGGCGAGACCCGTGGCAACCTCGCCGCCGGCGGCCGTGGCGTGGCCCAGCCGCTGACCGAACGCGACCGCTGGATCGCCGCCCAGGTCGGCCCGGAACTGCGCAAGCGCGGCCTGCTGTTCGTCGGCCTGGACGTGATCGGCGAGAACCTCACCGAGATCAACGTCACCAGCCCGACCTGCATCCGCGAGATCGATGCGGCCTACGACACGCGCATCGGTGAGAGACTGATGGCAGTCATCGACGAAAAGCTCAAGGCGCGCAGTGCGTCATAG